The Papaver somniferum cultivar HN1 chromosome 6, ASM357369v1, whole genome shotgun sequence genome segment CGCCTTTGAACGAAGAAGTAGCAATATCAATTTTTACAACTTCAATTGTATGATGAAGCCGAATATACTGATCTGCCTGAAAGATCCAGCCAGCAGGATTCGTTCCATCAAAGATAGGAAACTTCAAGTTATTAGGTATTGGAGAACCAAGAATACCACTGCTACCAGGGTTACCGTGAGTGTTACCAGAAGGACCACTGCTTCCCTGAGCGTTATGCAAACCAGGAGAAGGGGTATTTAGAGGAAAACGTGTAAGCAATATTGATGCCATGTTACGAGTGACAGTATCAGCAAGATTGGTGGTATCTTGTTTGTGTTGTTGCAGCAAGGTACTCATCTCTCGTCGATGTGCGGTTAAGATAGATTCCAAACTGGTATTATGCAAAGTTTATGTTTTCTGAAGAAGCTCATCGATAACAATTTGGCGAGATTGATCTACCTTCTGAGAATTCTCAACAACAgtctccataaaatcatgaacggAAGTATCCAGGGTTTGTATGGTAGATATAAGATGGTTAACTTCATCCGTTAGTGTCATGATTCGGAAGCGTGAGAAAGAAAAATTTTTTTTGGGTGTTTTTGAGATAAAGACCTAACCAGCTCTGATGACAGATGTTATGGTTGTAGACCTTAACAACTAACAGGAACTCAAAACCAGCAAGAAATAAGTTGTAGAGAACGAAATTGAAAGGTGAATTAAGAGAGAATTGCAGGATAAGAATAAGGAAGAGAAGTTATAGAAGTTATAATTGTATTCTTGATCTTCTGAGTTACAAGACTCAAGTATTTATAATACCATTGCTTGGTAAACAAGCCTTCTAGTTCATTCAATAACTGCCGTTTAAGGAAACCAAACTAAATAAGGAAAAGCTAAGAAAGGGAAATACGTGTAGGAGGTGTGGAGTCACAACAATCTTTCCTGGGCTGATTCTTTTGTTCTAGATTTCGTAGTTTTGGGTTTTGTTCTATCGGGTACCTTAAGGTCTCATTTCAGATCTTTCCTCTTTCTATTGATTTCATTGTTCTTTCTTGTTTTTCCATTCTCTTCTgatatttgttttcttcttttatgCCTTTCTTGAgacttctcttttcctttacttTTGTTTTTGGTTGTGTTTTTTTAAGTAGCCTTCTCATTTACAGTGTAATTGTTGTGTGTTTTTAATGATAAACATAGTGGTTTTGTTCCCTCTTTTTAGTTTTTCTGTAATTTTCATcgagttttctttcttttttctgtttttttattgAGGTTTGTTTGATCTGCCAGTTGTTTAATCAACTGGAGTTAAATTTTAGTTATGTAAAACCCGTTGATGATATGCTTTTTGAGATTAAATCTCTTTGCGATCTCTTGGGTGGTCCTAACATCCTGGACGAAGATCTTAAAATTACTGTGATTACTCATTGCTGCAGTCAATCAATGTACACTACCGAAAATCCAGAGAGTTATAACTGTTTTCCGGCATCCATTACAGATCTCTCACGACGTGTTTATGAAGATCCGTTGAATTATAACTGTTTTTCTGCAAGTGATGTCAATGATTCAGGTGACCTAGATATCGGTCGACCCACTGACCGGTCTTCTACTGTCAAGAAATGGTCTGAGCGGAGTCAAAGCTTTGGTGGTAAAAGTCAAGGGATGGGTCAAGTAAATACTTGTACTGGTCAGGTCAAGTTAATGTTGGAGATGCCAGTAACAGCTCGCCCTCTTCAGAAACCTATAAgcatttttcttctattttcctTCATGTTTCGGGTTTTCTTGTGCATTTGGATGCAGGggagatatttttttttcataattctAAGTCTAGATCAACTTGATTTCCACCTGTTAGAAATTGAAACAAATGATAAAATCTGGTATTCATCCATGAAAACTTACCCGAACCTGAGCTTTTTTGTTCTTCTCTATGAAGTAAAAAAGGCTATTgttatgtgtgatacagactGTTATTGTGTTGGTTGGATTCTTAAAATTAGATTTTCTCGTGAGGATGTGTGTAAATCCTACCACTACAGTGCATTTAAAAATGGTGACACCTGTAGACATATAAGACTTGATCTCTATTTGTTCTCTCGAGAGTTGTAGTGTTTAAGCAATTTGGCGCTTAGAAAATATGATGTAGGTTATAATTACCTTGAGGGTGAAGTTGGAGTATGACTTTCTTATTCTGTTTATTTGTTGAGAATCTGTGTTAAATTGGATAAAGATGATCACTGGATGGTAATGATTTTAAGATACAACTACCTAATGCATTCTGTTGAAGCTTAAAATTTATGAGCAGCATGTTAAAGATTGTTGTAGTATGGATCAAACCATAAGATATTTTCTTATGTTATGTGTAATTTAAGGGATTTTCATAAGCTAGAAATCATGGGAATTGATACCTTAAGACAGATAACTAGACTTGTACTTGTTCTCTCGTGATTGGAAGGGTCTTATTTCTCTCTCTTTTGGAGCATGTTATTGATTACTTGAACACTTTGGAGGATGATTTTGCTCATTGGGGTCATTTTCCTAGTGATTTATATTGTAATGACCCGACCCTCCACCAATATTTTCCTTACTTAGTCACTGCGATTATCCTATAGTGTAGGTTTTTTGACGGGCATCGCTTCGGTCATCCACCAGTAATTTACCGACAGGTCACCCATCCTTGTATTGTTCCCGCCCGAACATGCTTAACTGtagagttttcttccaactcttgaGCCAATTGTGCTAAAAAGGCCTcaatgttaggaaaggacaaaccattacttatattccattccgCCAACCACTGCCGATATGAAGGTGTTAGATATATAATATTATTAAGAGTTATACTATACTTAGAGTTGAGGTTTGTCTATGGATTCTTTCGGAATTTCAGTGGTCTATTTGCCTCCTTCTTGTGCTGGGTGATTTTCAAGGTTATCATTCTATTCATTCTATTTCTTAGAGTACATTTGGGTTCTTATATGGAAATCGTTCTGCATTCTTCTTGGATATACCTCGTTGGCAGACCTTTAAGCCAGTTTACACCTTCGATGGCTTGGGTTGTCAATATTTATATTTGGTAGGGGTTTAAGGTGTCTATCATTGTTGGGTACAACTAGTCTGGTTGGATGTATACAGGGAATATCTCCTCCTCTCAGCAGATTCGTGATGAGATTATGATTATATTATTTTAAACAGTGAATATCTCCTCCTCTCAATCTATCATTTTATATATTTGACTGGATCTCAGTTTGCACTTTTACTTGATATACCTCGCCATAAGACCTTTAAGCCATTTGACTCCTTCGACGAAGGCTTGGGTAGTAAGTACATATATCTGTTATGAGTATAGGAGATATTCTGTTGATGGTCACAAGGGGGTTGATTGATACAGAAAGAGTACGTGTCTGAAGTTCTTCCTGGATTTTATATTAGCTATTTGTTCTTCGGTAATTGCAACTTTGTGGGTCTTTCATCAATTTCTCTTTGGGATATTATGTTGCCGATGTTTGTGTTCTTAGATGCAATTCTTCGGATTTACAACACTATTATAACCTATATTATTATTACTATCATTCTTCTGCTGAGAAGGGTGACATGTCTCCTTTAAGCCACACCTCTTCGGAAGGCTTGGGACCGGTGTTTTGTGAATCGATGTTCCTGTTGGTTGCAATCTATTGTTTCCTCCAAGTCGTCAGGCATTCACCTATTTTAATAGAGTTGTTCTCCTACAATTGGTATTTAGTGCTGACAACCTTTTTTAATCGTCGATGAAGCCTCTATAGTCCTTGATGatttttttctcttgttccgTCGCAGTCTGAAACAATAgcatatatctatatattttcccTTTGTTATCatcttttattgttcttttatttTCACCTATTGTACTTGCAGTTGTTGGCATGTCTATTTGTACCAGTCTTATTTTCCTGCTTGGATATctccagaatttttttttttattattgttatttttatttttttgatactaaaagaAATTCATTCATTTAACTGAAAATTTTACATTTGTCTTCCTCTACTAGAGTAGAAATATAATCTGGAAAATTTCCCAGCAATTGAGGTAGACTATTTGCTTTTTTGAAGACCGTTACGTattaaaaagaaattttttttagcTCAAGTGGTATGCTATATACCTGTTTCAAGGATGATAAGATATAACTTGGATTTATTGGA includes the following:
- the LOC113291376 gene encoding uncharacterized protein LOC113291376; this encodes MSTLLQQHKQDTTNLADTVTRNMASILLTRFPLNTPSPGLHNAQGSSGPSGNTHGNPGSSGILGSPIPNNLKFPIFDGTNPAGWIFQADQYIRLHHTIEVVKIDIATSSFKGDANAWYRWIQPKLTNPTWTQFCSLVRERFADKKFYNTRLALSTLSQQGSVRDHIREFEQLLNFDTDLTDDYVIDLFVRSLKKEI